One segment of Mycobacterium spongiae DNA contains the following:
- a CDS encoding HNH endonuclease signature motif containing protein, whose translation MSSSTREEILAVLDALEDGLDRACGLSFDALTTPERLALLERVETLRRRLPVVEHELINQIGEQATATELGATLPRALADRLHITRSDASRRITAAADLGPRRALTGQPLAPLLTATAQAQRDGLLGDGHVRVIREFLGRLPTTVDAHTREHAEAHLAALATGFRPDELAKLAQRLLDYLHPDGDYTDEHRARRRGLTLGNQDIDGMSKLTGWLTPEARATLEAVLAKLAAPGMCNPDDQTPVIDGPASEETAQRDTRSNAQRQHDGLNAALRAVLASGKLGQHNGLPASIIVSTTLRELESATGKALAGGGSLLPMADVIRLARHAHHYLAIFDKGKAIGLYHTKRLASPGQRIVLHAKDRGCTRPGCDVPGYQCEVHHLTPYAACRTTDVNDLTFACGQDHPLAERGWTTRKRANGDTEWIPPPHLDSAVLRGQPRTNSYHHPEKLLCDGDEDDDAA comes from the coding sequence ATGAGTTCGAGCACTCGTGAGGAGATCCTGGCGGTCCTCGACGCGCTCGAAGACGGTCTGGACCGCGCCTGCGGGTTGTCGTTCGATGCCCTGACGACGCCGGAAAGGCTGGCGCTGCTCGAGCGCGTGGAGACGCTGCGCCGCCGGCTACCCGTCGTCGAGCATGAGTTGATCAACCAGATCGGCGAGCAGGCCACCGCGACCGAGCTCGGCGCCACGCTGCCCAGAGCGCTCGCCGACCGGCTCCACATCACCCGCAGCGACGCCAGCCGCCGGATCACCGCGGCCGCCGACCTCGGGCCCCGCCGTGCCCTGACCGGCCAACCCCTGGCACCGCTGTTGACCGCGACCGCCCAAGCCCAGCGCGACGGCCTCCTCGGCGACGGCCACGTCCGCGTCATCCGGGAATTCCTCGGTCGGCTGCCCACCACGGTGGATGCCCACACCCGCGAGCACGCCGAAGCCCACCTCGCCGCGCTGGCCACCGGGTTTCGCCCCGACGAGCTGGCCAAGCTGGCCCAGCGGCTCCTGGACTACCTCCACCCCGACGGCGACTACACCGACGAGCACCGCGCTCGCCGGCGCGGACTCACGCTGGGCAACCAAGACATCGACGGCATGTCGAAGCTGACCGGCTGGCTCACGCCCGAGGCGCGCGCCACCCTCGAGGCGGTGCTGGCCAAACTGGCCGCACCCGGAATGTGCAATCCCGACGACCAGACCCCGGTGATCGATGGTCCCGCTTCGGAGGAGACCGCCCAGAGGGATACCCGCAGCAATGCCCAGCGCCAGCACGACGGGCTCAACGCCGCGCTGCGCGCCGTGCTGGCCAGCGGAAAACTAGGTCAACACAACGGATTACCGGCGAGCATTATCGTGTCAACCACGCTGCGCGAGCTGGAATCGGCCACGGGCAAAGCACTCGCCGGCGGGGGCAGCTTGTTGCCGATGGCCGATGTCATCCGGCTGGCCCGCCATGCCCACCATTACCTGGCGATTTTTGACAAGGGCAAAGCCATCGGGCTCTACCACACCAAACGGCTGGCCTCGCCCGGGCAACGCATCGTGCTCCACGCCAAAGACCGCGGCTGCACCCGCCCCGGCTGCGATGTGCCCGGCTACCAGTGCGAAGTGCACCATCTCACCCCGTATGCGGCCTGCCGCACTACCGACGTCAACGACCTGACCTTCGCCTGCGGCCAAGACCACCCGCTCGCCGAAAGAGGCTGGACCACCCGGAAACGCGCAAACGGCGACACCGAATGGATCCCTCCCCCGCACTTGGACTCTGCGGTTCTACGGGGCCAGCCCCGCACCAACAGCTATCACCACCCCGAAAAGCTCTTGTGCGACGGCGACGAAGATGACGACGCGGCGTAG
- a CDS encoding SixA phosphatase family protein, which produces MNEQRLNLVLMRHAKSAYPHGVTDHDRPLAPRGVREAGLAGDWLRANVAPVDGVLCSTATRARETLGHTGIDAPVHYAQRLYEATPGTVIEEINRVAEDVTTLLVVGHEPTTSSLAIILAGAAGTDAAAQQRLAEKFPTSGLAMLRLDGSWEDLEPGGAALVTFHVPR; this is translated from the coding sequence GTGAACGAGCAGCGTCTCAATCTCGTGTTGATGCGGCACGCGAAGTCCGCATACCCCCACGGCGTCACCGACCATGATCGGCCGCTGGCGCCCCGGGGGGTCCGCGAGGCGGGGCTGGCCGGCGATTGGCTGCGCGCCAACGTGGCGCCCGTTGACGGCGTCCTGTGCTCGACGGCGACGCGCGCCCGAGAAACGCTGGGACACACTGGCATCGATGCGCCGGTCCATTATGCCCAGCGGCTCTATGAAGCCACCCCTGGCACGGTCATCGAGGAAATCAACCGGGTCGCCGAGGACGTCACGACGCTACTGGTGGTTGGACACGAGCCGACGACGTCTTCGCTAGCGATCATTTTGGCCGGGGCTGCCGGTACCGACGCCGCCGCGCAGCAGCGCCTCGCGGAGAAGTTCCCGACGTCCGGGCTCGCCATGCTACGTCTCGACGGTTCCTGGGAAGATCTCGAACCGGGCGGCGCCGCGCTCGTCACCTTCCACGTGCCACGCTAA
- a CDS encoding DUF3558 domain-containing protein: MKRLLACAAVVIAALGILTGCTKSISGTAVKAGGAGVPRNNDSQERYPNLLKECEVLTSDILAKTVGADPLDIQSTFVGAICRWQAANPAGLIDITRFWFEQGSLSNERKVADGLHYDVQTRSIQGIDSIVMRPDDPNGSCGVASDAAGVVGWWVNPQAPGIDACAQAIKLMELTLATNA; encoded by the coding sequence ATGAAGCGCCTACTCGCGTGCGCGGCCGTGGTGATTGCCGCATTGGGTATTCTGACCGGCTGCACGAAGTCCATCTCGGGCACCGCGGTCAAGGCGGGTGGTGCCGGCGTTCCGCGTAATAATGACTCTCAAGAGCGGTATCCGAATCTGCTGAAGGAATGTGAGGTCCTGACCAGCGATATCCTGGCCAAGACCGTCGGTGCCGATCCGCTTGATATCCAAAGCACCTTCGTCGGGGCGATCTGTCGGTGGCAGGCCGCCAACCCTGCCGGTTTGATTGACATCACCCGGTTCTGGTTCGAGCAGGGCAGTCTGAGCAACGAACGCAAGGTCGCCGATGGCCTGCACTACGACGTCCAGACCCGCTCGATTCAGGGCATTGACTCAATTGTGATGCGGCCCGACGACCCGAATGGGTCCTGCGGCGTCGCGAGCGATGCGGCAGGAGTTGTCGGTTGGTGGGTCAATCCGCAAGCGCCCGGCATTGATGCCTGTGCGCAGGCGATCAAGCTGATGGAGCTGACGCTCGCCACCAACGCCTAG
- a CDS encoding DUF3558 domain-containing protein, with product MRRNARTLALAARAALMALMVVIPTVAGCSSSGDEEPGATIPSTPGNAEGRHGPFFPQCGGVSDQTVAELTRVPGLINTAKNSVGCQWLAGGGILGPHFSFSWYRGSPIGRERKTEELSRASVEDINIDGHNGFIAIGNEPTLGDSLCEVGIQFQDDFIEWSVSFSRKPFPSPCDVAKELTRQSIANSK from the coding sequence GTGCGACGTAACGCGCGGACGCTGGCGTTGGCGGCACGGGCAGCGTTGATGGCCCTGATGGTTGTGATCCCGACGGTTGCCGGGTGCTCCTCATCCGGCGACGAGGAGCCGGGAGCGACGATCCCCTCGACCCCGGGGAACGCTGAGGGCCGTCACGGTCCCTTCTTTCCCCAGTGCGGTGGCGTCAGCGATCAAACGGTGGCGGAGCTAACCAGGGTGCCCGGGCTGATCAACACGGCCAAGAATTCGGTCGGCTGTCAATGGCTGGCAGGCGGCGGCATCCTTGGTCCGCACTTCTCGTTCTCCTGGTACCGCGGTAGCCCGATCGGGCGGGAACGCAAGACCGAAGAGTTGTCGCGCGCAAGCGTCGAGGACATCAACATCGATGGTCACAACGGTTTCATCGCCATCGGCAATGAGCCCACTCTGGGTGACTCGCTCTGCGAAGTCGGAATCCAGTTTCAGGACGACTTCATTGAGTGGTCGGTGAGTTTCAGTCGCAAACCCTTCCCGTCACCCTGCGACGTCGCCAAAGAACTGACTCGTCAATCGATTGCGAACTCGAAATGA
- a CDS encoding ABC transporter ATP-binding protein, translated as MLLALLRQYIRPYRRLIAVLMVLQLISTLASLYLPTVNASIIDDGIAKGDTTTIVKLGMVMLGVTALQILCSVGAVYFGSRTGTGFGRDLRSAMFEHIITFSEQETARFGAPTLLTRSTNDVRQIVFLVQIAATVLVSAPIMCVGGIIMAVHQEVALTWLLLISIPVLAIANYSIMRRTLPLFRSMQGLIDGINRVMRDQLSGMRVIRAFARERFERDRFAAANAALSNTAISAGNWQALMLPVTTLTINLSSVAVIWFGGLRIDRGQMQIGSLSAFLAYFAQILMAVLMATMTLVVLPRAAVCAERITEVLATPASLHNPEDPQYPAEGITGVVRLDSATFAYPGADLPVLHDVSLAALPGTTTAIVGGTGSGKSTLVSLICRLYDVTAGAVMVDGVDVRDYHTDRLWSAIGLVPQRSHLFSGTVADNLRYGAAPEQPVSDDDMWEALRIAAADDFVRPHGLHMRVAQGGANFSGGQRQRLAIARAVIRRPAIYLFDDAFSALDVHTDARVRAALREVATDSTIIVVTQRISTAAQAEQVLVVDDGKIVGAGTHESLLADCTIYAEFATSQSATATIGRA; from the coding sequence ATGCTTCTGGCCTTGCTGCGCCAGTACATCCGGCCATACCGGCGGCTGATCGCCGTGCTGATGGTGCTGCAGCTGATCAGCACCCTGGCTTCGTTGTATCTGCCGACGGTCAACGCCTCGATCATCGACGACGGCATCGCCAAGGGCGACACCACGACCATCGTCAAGCTGGGCATGGTGATGCTCGGGGTCACCGCCCTACAGATACTGTGCTCGGTCGGCGCCGTCTACTTCGGCTCACGGACCGGGACAGGCTTCGGCCGCGACCTACGCTCCGCCATGTTCGAACACATCATCACCTTCTCCGAACAGGAGACGGCCCGCTTCGGGGCGCCGACGTTGTTGACTCGGAGCACCAACGACGTCCGGCAGATCGTGTTCCTGGTTCAAATCGCCGCCACCGTGCTGGTCAGCGCCCCCATCATGTGCGTCGGCGGGATCATCATGGCCGTTCACCAAGAGGTCGCGCTGACCTGGCTGCTCCTGATCAGCATCCCAGTTCTGGCGATCGCCAACTACTCGATCATGAGGCGTACGCTGCCGCTATTTCGCAGCATGCAAGGCCTCATCGACGGCATCAACCGGGTCATGCGCGACCAGCTGTCCGGTATGCGGGTAATCCGCGCGTTCGCCCGCGAACGATTCGAACGCGACAGGTTCGCCGCCGCCAATGCCGCACTATCGAACACCGCAATCAGCGCGGGCAATTGGCAGGCGCTGATGCTGCCGGTGACCACCCTGACGATCAACCTGTCCAGCGTCGCGGTGATCTGGTTCGGCGGACTCCGCATCGACCGGGGCCAGATGCAGATCGGCTCGCTGAGCGCCTTCCTGGCCTATTTCGCACAGATCTTGATGGCGGTGTTGATGGCGACGATGACGCTGGTCGTGCTCCCCCGCGCGGCCGTCTGTGCCGAACGGATCACCGAGGTGCTCGCTACGCCTGCTTCGCTACACAATCCGGAAGATCCCCAGTATCCGGCAGAAGGGATCACGGGTGTGGTGCGCCTCGACAGCGCGACATTCGCCTATCCCGGCGCCGACCTCCCAGTGCTACACGATGTCTCGTTGGCGGCACTGCCCGGCACCACAACCGCGATCGTCGGCGGCACCGGTTCGGGCAAGTCGACGCTGGTGTCGCTGATCTGCCGACTCTACGACGTCACCGCGGGCGCCGTGATGGTCGACGGCGTCGACGTCCGCGACTACCACACCGACCGACTCTGGTCGGCAATCGGACTCGTCCCCCAACGCAGCCACCTGTTCTCGGGCACCGTCGCGGACAATCTGCGCTACGGCGCGGCCCCAGAACAGCCGGTATCCGACGACGACATGTGGGAAGCGCTGCGGATTGCCGCGGCAGACGACTTCGTACGGCCACACGGACTGCACATGCGCGTCGCCCAGGGCGGCGCCAACTTCTCCGGGGGGCAACGTCAACGGCTAGCCATCGCCCGTGCGGTCATCCGCCGCCCGGCCATCTACCTCTTCGACGACGCATTCTCGGCCCTAGACGTCCACACCGACGCACGCGTCCGCGCCGCACTGCGCGAGGTCGCCACCGATTCCACAATTATCGTTGTAACCCAAAGAATTTCGACGGCTGCGCAGGCCGAGCAGGTGCTGGTCGTCGACGACGGCAAGATTGTCGGGGCGGGCACCCACGAATCGCTGCTGGCGGACTGCACCATCTATGCCGAATTCGCCACCTCGCAATCTGCGACCGCCACAATCGGGAGGGCGTAA
- a CDS encoding ABC transporter ATP-binding protein, translated as MTAAAGARPRGSAPAPVARSRDFWGTAARLVKRLAPQRRLSFAVITLGVSGTAIGVVVPRILGHATDLLFNGVIGRQLPAGISKAQAIAAARSRGDNTFADLLSGMDVVPGQGVHLAAVARTLALALTLYLIASLLVWGQARLLNVTVQRTIAGLRSDVEDKVHRLPLSYFDGRQRGELLSRVTNDIDNVQSSLSMTISQLLTSILTVVAVLAMMVSISPLLALITLLTVPMSLLVTRAITRRSRRLFVAQWTSTGILNAHLEETYSGFTLVKTFGHQLAARQQFQKFNDDVYQASFGAQLFSGLVQPSATFIGNLGYVAVAVVGGLQVATGQITLGSIQAFIQYVRQFNTPVSQVAGMYNTLQSGVASAERVFDLLDESEEAPDPEPARTSILSPPLGSDAVGADLSGRVEFQHVSFAYHPDTPVIRDLSMVAEPGRTLAIVGPTGAGKTTLVNLLMRFYEVDSGRILIDGVDIASLNRQTFRSRIGMVLQDTWLFDGTIAENIAYGRPEASADEIAEAAKAAYVDRFVHTLPAGYQTRISGGGGNISAGEKQLITIARAFLARPQLLILDEATSSVDTRTEFLVQRAMRELRRDRTSFIIAHRLSTIRDADHIVVVRAGKIVEQGNHGELLARRGAYFEMIRA; from the coding sequence ATGACCGCGGCAGCAGGTGCCAGGCCACGGGGTTCCGCGCCGGCGCCGGTCGCCCGGTCGCGCGACTTCTGGGGTACCGCGGCCCGCTTGGTCAAGCGGCTGGCACCGCAGCGCCGGCTCAGTTTCGCGGTGATCACGCTGGGCGTCAGCGGCACCGCGATCGGAGTCGTCGTCCCGCGGATCCTCGGCCACGCCACCGATCTGCTGTTCAACGGCGTGATCGGACGGCAGTTGCCCGCAGGCATCAGCAAGGCACAGGCGATCGCGGCCGCGCGGTCCCGCGGCGACAACACCTTCGCCGACCTCCTGTCCGGGATGGATGTGGTGCCGGGCCAAGGCGTGCATCTCGCCGCGGTAGCACGCACGTTGGCGCTGGCGTTGACGCTGTATCTGATTGCCTCGCTGCTAGTTTGGGGACAGGCCCGCCTCCTCAACGTCACCGTGCAGCGGACCATAGCTGGGCTGCGTTCCGACGTCGAAGACAAGGTGCACCGGCTGCCGCTGTCCTACTTCGACGGGCGCCAACGCGGGGAACTGCTGAGCCGCGTCACCAACGACATCGACAACGTGCAATCCTCGCTGTCGATGACGATCAGCCAACTGCTGACATCGATTCTGACGGTGGTCGCGGTGCTGGCGATGATGGTCTCGATCTCGCCGCTGCTCGCGCTGATCACGCTGCTGACGGTGCCGATGTCGCTGCTCGTGACGCGAGCGATCACGCGACGTTCGCGGCGCTTGTTCGTGGCGCAGTGGACCAGCACGGGAATTCTCAACGCCCATCTGGAAGAGACCTACAGCGGGTTCACTCTCGTCAAGACATTCGGCCACCAGCTCGCAGCGCGACAACAGTTCCAGAAGTTCAACGACGACGTCTATCAGGCCAGTTTCGGCGCTCAGTTGTTCTCCGGTCTGGTGCAGCCGTCGGCAACCTTCATCGGCAACCTCGGCTACGTCGCGGTCGCGGTCGTGGGTGGCCTGCAGGTGGCCACCGGGCAGATCACTCTCGGAAGCATCCAGGCATTCATCCAGTACGTCCGCCAATTCAACACGCCTGTGAGTCAAGTGGCCGGCATGTACAACACCCTGCAGTCCGGGGTGGCCAGCGCCGAGCGGGTATTCGATCTGCTCGACGAGTCCGAGGAAGCACCGGACCCCGAACCGGCCCGCACGTCGATCTTGTCCCCGCCCCTCGGCTCGGATGCAGTGGGCGCCGACCTATCCGGCCGCGTTGAGTTTCAGCACGTGAGCTTCGCCTATCACCCCGACACTCCGGTCATTCGGGACCTGTCCATGGTGGCCGAACCGGGCCGCACTCTGGCCATCGTCGGACCAACCGGAGCCGGCAAGACGACGCTGGTGAACCTGCTGATGCGGTTCTACGAGGTCGATTCCGGGCGAATCTTGATCGACGGGGTCGATATCGCGTCGCTGAACAGGCAAACATTCCGATCGCGAATCGGCATGGTGCTGCAAGACACTTGGCTGTTCGACGGAACAATTGCCGAGAACATCGCCTACGGACGGCCGGAGGCCAGTGCGGACGAGATCGCCGAGGCCGCGAAGGCGGCCTACGTCGACAGGTTTGTCCATACACTGCCGGCCGGCTACCAGACCCGGATCAGCGGGGGCGGCGGCAATATCAGCGCCGGTGAAAAACAACTGATCACCATCGCCCGCGCCTTTCTCGCCCGCCCGCAGCTGTTGATTCTGGACGAGGCAACCAGCTCGGTCGATACTCGCACCGAGTTTCTCGTCCAGCGGGCTATGCGCGAACTGCGCAGGGATCGCACGAGTTTCATCATTGCCCATCGCCTTTCGACAATTCGCGATGCGGATCACATCGTGGTTGTGCGAGCCGGCAAAATCGTCGAACAAGGTAACCACGGGGAACTGCTGGCCCGCCGCGGCGCCTACTTCGAAATGATTCGCGCCTAG
- a CDS encoding phthiotriol/phenolphthiotriol dimycocerosates methyltransferase — protein sequence MSSTNTIEKIAVRSYMRWTSFKSAAAYMYFWVTLFMTRRRTVDDVLFLNWGYEEDPPMRIPLDESDEPNRYSIQLYHRTATQVDLTNKNVLEVGCGHGGGASYLTRTLHPATYTGLDLNWVAVRFCRGRHDAPGLHFLQGDAEKLPFPDESFDAVINVESSHCYPHLSRFFAEVARVLRPGGYFLYSDMRRAPEIPNWEAAIADTAMRMLDDKAITADVLRGLANNSARQARVVNSTFPAFVRWMIRPVFGVEGGSFYRSLQTGGISYRMFCFVKP from the coding sequence ATGTCCTCCACAAATACAATTGAAAAAATCGCCGTGCGATCCTACATGCGCTGGACGAGTTTTAAGAGCGCGGCAGCATATATGTACTTTTGGGTGACCCTCTTTATGACCCGCCGGCGCACGGTCGATGACGTTCTTTTCCTCAATTGGGGCTACGAGGAAGACCCTCCGATGCGCATACCGCTCGACGAGTCGGACGAGCCAAACCGGTACAGCATCCAGCTCTACCATCGAACCGCAACCCAAGTAGATCTGACCAACAAGAACGTCCTCGAGGTCGGTTGTGGTCATGGCGGGGGAGCTTCGTACCTCACGCGCACGTTGCACCCGGCTACCTATACCGGGTTGGATCTCAACTGGGTGGCCGTCAGGTTCTGTCGCGGCCGGCACGACGCGCCCGGGTTGCATTTCCTGCAAGGCGACGCGGAGAAGCTACCGTTCCCGGACGAATCCTTCGACGCGGTGATCAATGTCGAATCGTCGCACTGCTACCCGCACCTTTCACGTTTCTTCGCCGAGGTCGCACGGGTACTGCGGCCCGGAGGGTATTTTCTGTACTCCGATATGCGCCGCGCGCCGGAGATACCCAACTGGGAAGCGGCGATAGCTGATACCGCGATGCGGATGCTGGACGACAAGGCCATCACTGCCGACGTGCTACGCGGATTGGCGAACAATTCGGCACGGCAAGCCAGAGTGGTCAACAGTACTTTCCCTGCCTTCGTCCGCTGGATGATCCGTCCAGTATTCGGCGTAGAAGGAGGCTCGTTCTACCGAAGCCTCCAAACCGGGGGCATCTCCTACCGGATGTTTTGTTTCGTCAAACCGTGA
- a CDS encoding SDR family NAD(P)-dependent oxidoreductase, whose amino-acid sequence MNLRGKRVVVTGASRGIGAALARAFRDAGAVVALVARTEDTLTELANELGGTAHIADLSDPAEVATLFADIEDQAGPVDVLVNNAADVVVAGFASVHADELHKVTQVNYLAAAELCRQAIPRMLQRNGGHIVNVSSLMGCTNLPGLLVYSASKAALSHFTAGLRVDLRGLPISTTLVELGPIPTDMLAKTKTYEPTARSFRRLHYTGALVAIPAEKVAERTVIAVQKGRKHVRLPKRAAAVSMIVEIPRRATEFVLTGMSHQAT is encoded by the coding sequence GTGAACCTGCGGGGCAAGCGGGTAGTTGTCACCGGGGCGTCGCGAGGTATTGGTGCGGCTCTTGCGCGCGCCTTCCGCGATGCCGGTGCCGTCGTCGCGCTTGTCGCGCGGACCGAGGACACGCTCACAGAACTTGCGAACGAGCTCGGAGGCACGGCGCACATCGCTGACTTGTCAGACCCCGCCGAGGTAGCAACGCTTTTCGCCGACATTGAGGATCAGGCGGGGCCGGTTGATGTCCTCGTCAACAACGCCGCGGATGTCGTTGTCGCCGGTTTCGCCAGTGTGCACGCCGATGAGCTGCACAAGGTTACCCAGGTCAACTACTTGGCTGCTGCCGAGCTCTGCCGGCAAGCAATCCCGCGGATGCTCCAACGAAACGGCGGTCATATCGTCAACGTATCGTCGCTGATGGGCTGTACGAATCTGCCTGGCCTGCTGGTCTATTCCGCTTCTAAGGCTGCGCTTTCGCACTTCACCGCCGGGCTGCGAGTGGATCTGCGTGGATTGCCGATATCCACTACACTCGTGGAACTTGGCCCGATCCCGACAGACATGCTGGCCAAGACCAAGACCTACGAGCCCACCGCGCGGTCGTTTCGCCGCTTGCATTACACCGGGGCGCTGGTGGCCATCCCTGCCGAAAAAGTAGCTGAGCGAACCGTTATCGCGGTGCAAAAGGGGCGAAAGCACGTGCGGCTCCCCAAACGAGCGGCGGCGGTATCAATGATTGTCGAGATACCCAGGCGTGCTACTGAATTCGTACTAACCGGGATGTCCCATCAGGCCACCTGA
- a CDS encoding DUF732 domain-containing protein: protein MISSRVIAAFTTAVGASAIGLAVATAGTASANTTDEEFLAQMRAIGVSFSSPQAAGQQGQQVCGELAAGKNGTDIAEEVLSQTDLTAKQAAYFVVDATRAYCPEYASQLT from the coding sequence ATGATCTCATCCCGCGTCATTGCAGCTTTCACCACGGCGGTCGGCGCCAGCGCGATCGGCCTTGCGGTTGCTACCGCCGGCACCGCCAGCGCCAACACCACCGACGAAGAGTTCCTAGCCCAGATGAGGGCCATCGGGGTCAGCTTCTCCTCGCCCCAGGCGGCTGGTCAACAAGGCCAACAGGTCTGCGGTGAGTTGGCCGCAGGCAAGAACGGGACTGACATTGCCGAAGAGGTCCTGAGCCAGACCGACCTGACCGCCAAGCAGGCCGCCTACTTCGTCGTCGACGCGACCAGGGCCTACTGCCCGGAATACGCCAGCCAGCTCACCTGA
- a CDS encoding LppX_LprAFG lipoprotein — protein MKLAPRTLAAIAALALVLAIGGCSSDDGSGASGPTTGTAATASTGDATTMLNQAADAMRKVTGMHVSLTVDGDVPNLRVTKLEGDISNTPQTVATGSATMLVGSDKKEDAKFVYVDGHLYSDLGQPGTYTDFGNGASIYNVSVLLDPDKGLANLLANLKDGSVAGSEQVNGVSTTKITGESSADDIATLAGSRLTSENVETVPTTVWIATDGSSHLVQIEIVPTANTSVTLVMSDWGKQVTATKPT, from the coding sequence ATGAAGCTTGCGCCTCGTACTCTTGCCGCCATCGCAGCACTAGCCCTCGTGCTCGCCATCGGCGGCTGCTCCAGTGACGACGGCTCCGGCGCCTCCGGGCCAACGACGGGCACGGCCGCCACCGCATCCACCGGCGACGCCACCACAATGCTCAACCAGGCCGCCGATGCCATGCGAAAAGTCACCGGGATGCACGTCAGCCTCACGGTCGACGGCGACGTGCCAAATCTCCGGGTGACCAAGCTGGAGGGCGATATCTCCAACACGCCGCAAACGGTCGCAACCGGGAGCGCGACCATGCTGGTCGGCAGCGACAAGAAAGAAGACGCCAAGTTCGTCTACGTCGACGGTCATCTGTACTCCGATCTGGGGCAGCCCGGCACCTACACCGATTTCGGGAACGGCGCCTCGATCTACAACGTGTCGGTGCTCCTCGACCCCGACAAAGGCCTGGCCAACTTGCTGGCCAACCTCAAGGACGGATCAGTCGCCGGCAGCGAGCAGGTGAACGGGGTGTCCACCACCAAGATCACCGGGGAGTCTTCGGCGGACGACATCGCTACGCTCGCCGGGTCACGGTTGACCTCGGAAAACGTCGAGACAGTGCCCACCACCGTCTGGATCGCGACGGACGGATCGTCTCACCTAGTCCAGATCGAGATCGTCCCAACGGCGAACACGTCGGTGACATTGGTGATGTCCGACTGGGGCAAACAGGTCACCGCCACCAAACCGACATAG
- a CDS encoding DUF4189 domain-containing protein → MTTMITRRRRFTVAVAGAATLTALAAGLAPAAGAADNYGAIAYSGNGSWGRSWDYPTRAAAEATAVKSCGYSDCKVLTSFTQCGAVAADGEAFQGGVGPTLISAMKDALSKLGGGYIDTWACN, encoded by the coding sequence TTGACGACGATGATTACCCGTCGGCGGCGGTTCACGGTGGCCGTCGCGGGCGCGGCTACTCTCACCGCGCTGGCCGCGGGGCTTGCTCCCGCCGCAGGTGCCGCTGACAATTACGGCGCGATTGCCTACTCTGGCAACGGCTCATGGGGCCGATCGTGGGACTACCCAACTCGCGCCGCGGCTGAAGCCACCGCGGTCAAGTCGTGTGGCTATTCCGACTGCAAGGTGCTCACGAGCTTCACCCAGTGCGGTGCCGTCGCCGCCGATGGCGAGGCGTTTCAGGGCGGCGTCGGACCAACGCTGATCTCGGCCATGAAAGACGCTTTGAGCAAGCTCGGCGGTGGCTATATCGACACCTGGGCCTGCAACTGA